One stretch of Clavibacter californiensis DNA includes these proteins:
- the zwf gene encoding glucose-6-phosphate dehydrogenase, which yields MSPVDITPEFNPLRIPSDRRLNRIAGPSSLIIFGVTGDLSRKKLMPAVYDLANRGLLPPGFALIGFARRDWEDQDFEQVVYEAVKQYSRTKFDEDVWRQLAQGIRFVQGTFDDDEAFQTLKDITEELDRERGTMGNHAFYLSIPPKSFPLVTEQLRRSGLADQKEGHWRRVVIEKPFGSDLTTARELNAVVESVFPPDSVFRIDHYLGKETVQNILALRFANQLYEPLWNANYVDHVQITMAEDIGVGGRAGYYDGIGAARDVIQNHLLQLLALTAMEEPVAFDASSLRDEKEKVLSAVRLPKDLSTATARGQYAGGWQGGEEVVGFLDEDGMDPESLTETYAAMRLDINTRRWSGVPFYLRAGKRLGRRVTEIAVVFKRAPQNLFAEDQTSALGQNALVIRVQPDEGVTIRFGSKVPGAGMQVRDVTMDFGYGHAFTEASPEAYERLILDVLLGDPPLFPRHQEVELSWKILDPIEEFWRTQGQPEQYRPGTWGPASADELLARDGRTWRRP from the coding sequence ATGTCGCCGGTGGATATCACCCCGGAATTCAATCCACTGCGGATCCCGTCTGATCGACGGCTGAACCGCATCGCGGGGCCGAGCAGCCTCATCATCTTCGGCGTGACGGGTGACCTGTCGCGCAAGAAGCTGATGCCGGCCGTCTACGACCTCGCGAACCGGGGGCTCCTGCCCCCCGGCTTCGCGCTCATCGGCTTCGCCCGGAGGGACTGGGAGGACCAGGATTTCGAGCAGGTCGTGTACGAGGCCGTCAAGCAGTACTCGCGCACCAAGTTCGACGAGGACGTCTGGCGCCAGCTGGCGCAGGGCATCCGCTTCGTGCAGGGCACCTTCGACGACGACGAGGCGTTCCAGACGCTGAAGGACATCACGGAGGAGCTCGACCGCGAGCGGGGCACGATGGGGAACCACGCCTTCTACCTGTCGATCCCGCCGAAGTCCTTCCCGCTGGTCACCGAGCAGCTCCGCCGCTCGGGCCTCGCGGACCAGAAGGAGGGCCACTGGCGCCGCGTCGTCATCGAGAAGCCCTTCGGGAGCGACCTCACGACGGCACGCGAGCTCAACGCCGTCGTCGAGTCGGTCTTCCCGCCGGACTCGGTGTTCCGCATCGACCACTACCTGGGCAAGGAGACGGTCCAGAACATCCTGGCGCTGCGCTTCGCGAACCAGCTCTACGAGCCCCTGTGGAACGCCAACTACGTCGACCACGTGCAGATCACCATGGCCGAGGACATCGGCGTGGGCGGCCGTGCCGGGTACTACGACGGCATCGGCGCGGCGCGCGACGTGATCCAGAACCACCTCCTGCAGCTCCTCGCCCTCACGGCCATGGAGGAGCCCGTCGCGTTCGACGCGTCGAGCCTTCGGGACGAGAAGGAGAAGGTGCTGTCCGCGGTGCGCCTGCCGAAGGACCTCTCCACCGCCACGGCCCGCGGGCAGTACGCCGGCGGCTGGCAGGGCGGCGAGGAGGTCGTGGGCTTCCTCGACGAGGACGGCATGGACCCCGAGTCCCTGACCGAGACCTACGCGGCCATGCGGCTCGACATCAACACGCGCCGCTGGTCGGGCGTGCCGTTCTACCTGCGGGCGGGCAAGCGCCTCGGCCGCCGCGTGACGGAGATCGCGGTCGTGTTCAAGCGGGCGCCGCAGAACCTGTTCGCGGAGGACCAGACGTCGGCCCTCGGGCAGAACGCGCTCGTCATCCGGGTGCAGCCCGACGAGGGCGTCACCATCCGCTTCGGCTCCAAGGTGCCGGGCGCGGGGATGCAGGTGCGCGACGTCACCATGGACTTCGGCTACGGCCACGCCTTCACCGAGGCGAGCCCGGAGGCGTACGAGCGGCTCATCCTCGATGTGCTGCTCGGCGACCCGCCGCTCTTCCCCCGTCACCAGGAGGTCGAGCTGAGCTGGAAGATCCTGGACCCCATCGAAGAATTCTGGCGCACGCAGGGCCAGCCCGAGCAGTACCGTCCGGGCACCTGGGGGCCGGCCTCGGCCGACGAGCTCCTCGCCCGCGACGGACGGACCTGGAGGCGGCCATGA
- a CDS encoding glucose-6-phosphate dehydrogenase assembly protein OpcA — MRVDLPNTTTAKISKALVKIREEGGAVALGRVLTLVISTSLGSEEEAIEAANDASREHPMRVIVISTERGAAAETTTEKARVDAEIRVGGDAGASEVVVLRVYGAAAEDEESLVTGLLLPDAPVVAWWPHDAPAVVSQSPLGRIAQRRITDSSTSSNPRLALQHLAATYAPGDTDFAWTRLTLWRALLAAVLDQPPYEPVTQVEVSGAADSPSTVLLAAWLGLQLQVPVLHEVTTRATGSSGIHGVRLHRASGVIDLDRPIANVATLKQPNQPTHDVSLPRRSLRDCLAEELRRLDPDALYGDVIRHGLERSNAGHGYIPASTTARKDSGDR; from the coding sequence ATGAGAGTCGATCTGCCGAACACCACCACCGCCAAGATCTCGAAGGCGCTCGTCAAGATCCGCGAGGAGGGCGGCGCGGTCGCCCTCGGTCGCGTCCTGACCCTCGTCATCTCCACCTCGCTCGGCAGCGAGGAGGAGGCCATCGAGGCGGCGAACGACGCCTCGCGCGAGCACCCGATGCGCGTCATCGTGATCTCCACCGAGCGCGGCGCCGCCGCGGAGACGACGACGGAGAAGGCTCGCGTCGACGCCGAGATCCGCGTGGGCGGCGACGCCGGCGCGAGCGAGGTCGTAGTGCTGCGCGTCTACGGCGCGGCCGCCGAGGACGAGGAGAGCCTGGTCACGGGCCTGCTCCTCCCCGACGCGCCCGTCGTGGCCTGGTGGCCGCACGATGCTCCCGCGGTCGTCAGCCAGTCGCCGCTCGGCCGCATCGCGCAGCGCCGCATCACGGACTCGTCCACGAGCAGCAACCCGCGCCTGGCCCTGCAGCACCTGGCGGCGACGTACGCCCCGGGCGACACGGACTTCGCCTGGACGCGCCTCACGCTCTGGCGCGCGCTGCTCGCCGCGGTGCTCGACCAGCCGCCGTACGAGCCCGTCACGCAGGTGGAGGTGTCCGGCGCCGCCGACTCCCCCAGCACCGTGCTGCTCGCCGCGTGGCTCGGCCTGCAGCTGCAGGTGCCCGTGCTCCACGAGGTCACCACGCGCGCCACCGGCTCGAGCGGGATTCACGGCGTGCGGCTCCACCGCGCGTCGGGCGTCATCGACCTCGACCGGCCGATCGCCAACGTGGCGACGCTCAAGCAGCCGAACCAGCCGACGCACGACGTGAGCCTCCCCCGGCGCAGCCTCCGCGACTGCCTGGCCGAGGAGCTGCGGCGCCTCGACCCCGACGCGCTCTACGGGGACGTGATCCGTCACGGTCTCGAGCGCTCGAACGCCGGCCACGGGTACATCCCCGCGTCGACCACCGCACGGAAGGACTCGGGAGACCGATGA
- the pgl gene encoding 6-phosphogluconolactonase: MTNDRRVLVHPDKKAMTGSVAARFLTKLVDILDEEETANVVLTGGTVGPSILAAVNESAARDSVDWTRVHFWFGDERWLPHGDPERNDTTVRTALLDHIELPAENVHAMGASDAGLSLDEAVAAYTAELAAHANGDTALPRFDITFLGVGPDGHVASLFPDSDGIRTMDAAVIPVRNSPKPPAERISLTLPVLNSSLRIWMVLAGPDKAFALGLALAGADRTEVPVAGIKGRKRTVFFIDGEAAADVPENLRLSSY; the protein is encoded by the coding sequence ATGACGAACGACCGCAGGGTGCTCGTGCACCCCGACAAGAAGGCCATGACCGGCTCCGTCGCCGCGCGCTTCCTCACGAAGCTCGTCGACATCCTGGATGAGGAGGAGACCGCGAACGTCGTCCTCACCGGGGGGACGGTCGGCCCGAGCATCCTCGCGGCCGTCAACGAGTCCGCGGCGCGCGACAGCGTCGACTGGACGCGCGTGCACTTCTGGTTCGGCGACGAGCGATGGCTGCCCCATGGCGACCCCGAACGCAACGACACCACGGTGCGCACGGCTCTGCTCGATCACATCGAGCTGCCCGCGGAGAACGTCCACGCCATGGGCGCGAGCGACGCCGGCCTGAGCCTCGACGAGGCCGTGGCCGCGTACACGGCGGAGCTCGCCGCGCACGCCAACGGCGACACCGCGCTCCCCCGGTTCGACATCACGTTCCTCGGCGTCGGGCCGGACGGCCACGTGGCGTCGCTCTTCCCCGACAGCGACGGCATCCGCACCATGGACGCCGCCGTGATCCCCGTGCGCAACTCGCCGAAGCCGCCGGCCGAGCGGATCTCGCTCACGCTGCCTGTGCTGAACTCGTCGCTGCGCATCTGGATGGTGCTCGCGGGCCCCGACAAGGCGTTCGCGCTCGGCCTGGCGCTCGCGGGCGCCGACCGGACCGAGGTGCCCGTCGCGGGCATCAAGGGCCGCAAGCGCACGGTGTTCTTCATCGACGGCGAGGCCGCCGCCGACGTCCCGGAGAACCTCCGGCTGTCGTCGTACTGA
- a CDS encoding RNA polymerase-binding protein RbpA, which yields MASGGSAIRGSRVGAGPMGEQDRGFHAERISISYWDALGNETVRHFAANLPEEEIPVTIDSPQSGLPAGRDKANPPSVAKLEPYKTHLAYVKERRSEEEASQLLEEALEQLRARRGTVKATK from the coding sequence ATGGCATCAGGAGGAAGCGCCATCCGCGGTTCGCGCGTAGGCGCGGGCCCCATGGGCGAGCAGGACCGCGGCTTCCACGCGGAGCGCATCTCGATCTCGTACTGGGACGCCCTCGGCAACGAGACCGTCCGCCACTTCGCGGCGAACCTGCCGGAGGAGGAGATCCCCGTCACCATCGACTCGCCGCAGTCGGGTCTTCCGGCCGGGCGCGACAAGGCGAACCCGCCGTCGGTCGCGAAGCTCGAGCCGTACAAGACGCACCTCGCGTACGTGAAGGAGCGTCGCAGCGAGGAGGAGGCGAGCCAGCTCCTCGAGGAGGCGCTCGAGCAGCTCCGCGCCCGCCGCGGCACGGTCAAGGCCACCAAGTAG
- the secG gene encoding preprotein translocase subunit SecG, producing MEILQVVLQVVLGITSLLLTMLILLHKGRGGGLSDMFGGGTTSSLGSSGVAERNLNRITVILGLVWVTCIVVLGLITKFDTGL from the coding sequence GTGGAAATCCTCCAGGTAGTCCTGCAGGTGGTTCTGGGAATCACCAGCCTCCTGCTGACCATGCTCATCCTCCTGCACAAGGGGCGGGGCGGCGGTCTGTCCGACATGTTCGGGGGCGGCACCACGTCGAGCCTCGGCTCCTCGGGCGTGGCCGAGCGGAACCTGAACCGCATCACCGTCATTCTCGGCCTCGTCTGGGTCACGTGCATCGTGGTCCTGGGGCTCATCACCAAGTTCGACACCGGATTGTAG
- the tpiA gene encoding triose-phosphate isomerase: MAVTDRPQGRTPLIAGNWKMNLDHLQAIAFVQKLAWSLKDAKHDYAEAEVAVFPPATDIRSVQTLVSADKLELAYGAQDVSEHESGAYTGEISAAFLAQLACRYVIVGHSERRTLHGETDEQVAAKSAAAVKHGIVPVICVGETAADLEEHGASAVPVAQLRVALQGLPKGADVVVAYEPVWAIGSGQAATPEQAQQVAAPLRAVVAELLGDEAAKATRILYGGSVKAGNIAGFLREPDVDGALVGGASLDVQEFSAIARFRSHVGV; encoded by the coding sequence ATGGCAGTGACCGATCGCCCGCAGGGGCGCACGCCCCTCATCGCGGGCAACTGGAAGATGAACCTGGACCACCTCCAGGCCATCGCGTTCGTCCAGAAGCTCGCGTGGAGCCTCAAGGACGCCAAGCACGACTACGCGGAGGCGGAGGTCGCGGTCTTCCCGCCGGCCACCGACATCCGCAGCGTGCAGACGCTCGTCTCGGCCGACAAGCTCGAGCTGGCCTACGGCGCCCAGGATGTCTCCGAGCACGAGTCGGGCGCGTACACGGGGGAGATCTCCGCGGCGTTCCTGGCGCAGCTCGCCTGCCGGTACGTGATCGTCGGCCACTCCGAGCGGCGCACGCTGCACGGCGAGACCGACGAGCAGGTCGCTGCCAAGTCGGCTGCAGCCGTGAAGCACGGCATCGTCCCGGTGATCTGCGTGGGCGAGACCGCGGCCGACCTCGAGGAGCATGGCGCCAGCGCCGTCCCCGTGGCACAGCTGCGCGTCGCGCTCCAGGGCCTGCCGAAGGGCGCCGACGTGGTCGTCGCCTACGAGCCCGTGTGGGCCATCGGGTCCGGCCAGGCCGCGACGCCCGAGCAGGCGCAGCAGGTGGCGGCACCGCTCCGCGCGGTCGTCGCCGAGCTCCTGGGCGACGAGGCCGCGAAGGCCACGCGCATCCTCTACGGCGGCTCGGTCAAGGCCGGCAACATCGCGGGCTTCCTCCGGGAGCCGGACGTCGACGGAGCCCTCGTCGGCGGCGCCAGCCTCGACGTGCAGGAGTTCTCCGCGATCGCGCGGTTCCGCTCGCACGTCGGCGTCTGA
- a CDS encoding phosphoglycerate kinase translates to MALRTIDSLGDLRGRRVIVRCDLNVPLKDGVIGDDGRIRASLGTLTGLREAGARVVVISHLGRPDGTPDEQYSLRPVAARLGELLDAEVAFATDTVGDSARAAVDALADGDVVVLENLRFHAEETSKDESVRRGFAESIAELGDAFVSDGFGVVHRKQASVFELASVLPSAAGSLIASELEVLDRLTENPERPYTVVLGGSKVSDKLGVIGHLLPRVDSLLIGGGMLFTFLKAQGHEVGASLLEEDQVETVKGYLAEAEERGVKIVLPTDVVVADGFSADAAHEVTRADAIEGTPAGAKGLGLDIGPETADAFATIIRGSTTVFWNGPMGVFELEPFAAGTRTVADALTRVEGLSVVGGGDSAAAVRALGFDDDRFGHISTGGGASLEFLEGKRLPGLEVLGWQ, encoded by the coding sequence GTGGCACTCCGCACCATCGACTCCCTGGGGGACCTCCGGGGTCGTCGCGTCATCGTGCGCTGCGACCTCAACGTCCCCCTGAAGGACGGCGTGATCGGGGATGACGGGCGCATCCGCGCCTCGCTGGGGACCCTCACGGGTCTCCGCGAGGCCGGCGCGCGCGTCGTCGTGATCTCGCACCTCGGCCGGCCCGACGGCACCCCGGACGAGCAGTACAGCCTCCGCCCCGTCGCGGCGCGCCTCGGCGAGCTGCTCGACGCCGAGGTGGCGTTCGCGACGGACACCGTGGGCGACTCCGCCCGCGCCGCCGTGGACGCCCTCGCGGACGGCGACGTCGTCGTGCTCGAGAACCTGCGCTTCCACGCGGAGGAGACGAGCAAGGACGAGTCCGTCCGCCGCGGCTTCGCGGAGTCGATCGCCGAGCTGGGGGACGCGTTCGTGTCCGACGGCTTCGGCGTCGTGCACCGCAAGCAGGCCAGCGTCTTCGAGCTCGCCTCGGTCCTGCCGAGCGCCGCCGGCTCGCTCATCGCGAGCGAGCTCGAGGTGCTGGACCGCCTCACGGAGAACCCGGAGCGGCCCTACACGGTCGTCCTCGGCGGTTCCAAGGTGTCCGACAAGCTCGGCGTCATCGGCCACCTGCTGCCGCGCGTCGACTCGCTGCTCATCGGCGGCGGGATGCTCTTCACGTTCCTCAAGGCCCAGGGCCACGAGGTGGGTGCGAGCCTCCTCGAGGAGGACCAGGTCGAGACCGTCAAGGGCTACCTGGCCGAGGCCGAGGAGCGCGGCGTCAAGATCGTGCTCCCCACCGACGTGGTCGTCGCCGACGGGTTCTCCGCCGACGCCGCCCACGAGGTGACGCGCGCCGACGCCATCGAGGGCACTCCGGCGGGCGCGAAGGGGCTGGGGCTCGACATCGGCCCCGAGACCGCCGACGCGTTCGCGACGATCATCCGCGGATCGACAACGGTGTTCTGGAACGGGCCCATGGGCGTCTTCGAGCTGGAGCCGTTCGCGGCCGGCACGAGGACGGTCGCCGATGCGCTCACCCGCGTCGAGGGGCTCTCCGTGGTCGGCGGCGGCGACAGCGCCGCGGCCGTCCGCGCGCTCGGATTCGATGATGACCGCTTCGGTCACATCTCGACCGGAGGCGGCGCGAGCCTCGAGTTCCTCGAGGGGAAGCGCCTGCCGGGACTGGAGGTCCTCGGATGGCAGTGA
- the gap gene encoding type I glyceraldehyde-3-phosphate dehydrogenase has translation MTVKIGINGFGRIGRNYFRAALAKGSDIEIVAVNDLTDNKALAHLLKYDSITGRLDATVELDGDNIVVNGKAIRVLEERDPANLPWGELGVEIVIESTGRFTKAEDARKHITAGAKKVLVSAPATGDNVATLVLGVNEGTYDPATHDVISNASCTTNCLAPLAKVFLDEFGIERGLMTTVHAYTADQNLQDGPHSDLRRARAAAVNIIPTSTGAAKALGLVIPELVGKLDGYALRVPVPTGSITDLTIETSANVTVEQVNAAYKAAADGPLKGILKYTEDPIVSSDIVNDPHSSIFDAGLTKVIGSQVKVASWYDNEWGYSNRLVDLTEYVADRL, from the coding sequence GTGACCGTCAAGATCGGCATCAACGGCTTCGGCCGCATCGGCCGCAACTACTTCCGCGCCGCGCTCGCCAAGGGCAGCGACATCGAGATCGTCGCGGTGAACGACCTCACCGACAACAAGGCGCTCGCGCACCTGCTCAAGTACGACTCCATCACGGGCCGCCTCGACGCCACCGTCGAGCTCGACGGCGACAACATCGTCGTCAACGGCAAGGCCATCCGCGTCCTCGAGGAGCGCGACCCCGCGAACCTCCCCTGGGGCGAGCTGGGCGTCGAGATCGTCATCGAGTCCACGGGCCGCTTCACGAAGGCGGAGGACGCGCGCAAGCACATCACCGCCGGCGCCAAGAAGGTCCTCGTCTCCGCGCCCGCCACGGGCGACAACGTCGCGACCCTGGTCCTCGGCGTCAACGAGGGCACCTACGACCCCGCCACGCACGATGTCATCTCCAACGCGTCCTGCACCACGAACTGCCTCGCGCCCCTCGCGAAGGTCTTCCTCGACGAGTTCGGCATCGAGCGCGGCCTCATGACGACGGTCCACGCCTACACGGCCGACCAGAACCTGCAGGACGGCCCCCACAGCGACCTGCGTCGTGCGCGCGCCGCCGCGGTCAACATCATCCCCACGTCGACGGGTGCCGCGAAGGCGCTCGGCCTCGTGATCCCCGAGCTCGTCGGCAAGCTCGACGGCTACGCGCTCCGCGTGCCCGTGCCCACCGGCTCGATCACCGACCTCACCATCGAGACCTCGGCGAACGTCACGGTCGAGCAGGTCAACGCCGCGTACAAGGCGGCGGCCGACGGCCCCCTCAAGGGCATCCTCAAGTACACCGAGGACCCCATCGTCTCGAGCGACATCGTCAACGACCCGCACTCCTCGATCTTCGACGCCGGCCTCACGAAGGTCATCGGCTCGCAGGTCAAGGTCGCGTCGTGGTACGACAACGAGTGGGGCTACTCCAACCGCCTCGTCGACCTCACCGAGTACGTCGCCGATCGCCTGTAA
- a CDS encoding superoxide dismutase gives MADYTLVDLPYDYSALEPSISGRIMELHHDKHHKTYVDGANTALVKLQEARDAGDLTFVNKLQKDLAFNLAGHVNHTVFWNNLSPDGGDKPTGELAAAIDEFFGSYDKFQAHFTASALGIQGSGWSILAWDSLGQKLIIEQLYDHQGNLAAATVPILLLDMWEHAFYLDYVNVKADYVKAFWNIVNWADVQARFDAARTKTQGLFLLS, from the coding sequence ATGGCTGACTACACTCTCGTCGACCTCCCGTACGACTACTCGGCCCTCGAGCCGAGCATCAGCGGCCGCATCATGGAGCTGCACCACGACAAGCACCACAAGACCTACGTCGACGGCGCGAACACCGCCCTCGTCAAGCTGCAGGAGGCGCGCGACGCCGGCGACCTGACCTTCGTCAACAAGCTGCAGAAGGACCTCGCGTTCAACCTCGCGGGCCACGTCAACCACACCGTGTTCTGGAACAACCTCAGCCCCGACGGCGGCGACAAGCCCACCGGCGAGCTCGCCGCGGCCATCGACGAGTTCTTCGGCTCGTACGACAAGTTCCAGGCCCACTTCACCGCATCGGCCCTCGGCATCCAGGGCTCCGGCTGGAGCATCCTCGCGTGGGACTCGCTCGGCCAGAAGCTCATCATCGAGCAGCTGTACGACCACCAGGGCAACCTCGCGGCGGCCACCGTGCCGATCCTGCTGCTGGACATGTGGGAGCACGCCTTCTACCTCGACTACGTGAACGTCAAGGCCGACTACGTCAAGGCGTTCTGGAACATCGTCAACTGGGCCGACGTGCAGGCGCGCTTCGACGCCGCCCGCACGAAGACGCAGGGCCTCTTCCTCCTCTCGTAG
- the whiA gene encoding DNA-binding protein WhiA, protein MPLTSDVKEELSRVEVSKTTVRAAELATILRFSGGLHLISNRIAVESELDTPLLARRVRKDLAELYGVRSDISVIPASGMRRATHYLVRVMEGGETLARQTGLLDARRRPIRGLPNRLTTGSREEIAAVWRGAFLAAGTLTDPGRSAALEVTCPGNEAAMALVGAAGRLDVSAKAREVRGVHRVVIRDGDAIGQMLRVMGAQGTVVSWEEMRQRREVRATANRLVNFDDANLRRSAQAAVAACARVERAMEILGPDIPDHLKYAGDLRLRFRDSSLDELGHHADPPMTKDAVAGRIRRLLAMADKKAVDEGLPGTDANLPADLDDV, encoded by the coding sequence TTGCCTCTGACCTCGGACGTCAAGGAAGAACTGTCACGCGTCGAGGTCAGCAAGACCACGGTGAGGGCCGCCGAGCTGGCGACCATCCTGCGGTTCTCGGGTGGGCTGCACCTCATCTCGAACCGCATCGCCGTCGAGTCCGAGCTCGACACCCCGCTCCTCGCCCGCCGCGTCCGCAAGGACCTGGCCGAGCTCTACGGGGTGCGCAGCGACATCTCGGTCATCCCCGCGTCCGGCATGCGCCGCGCCACCCACTACCTGGTCCGGGTGATGGAGGGCGGCGAGACGCTCGCCCGCCAGACCGGCCTGCTCGACGCCCGCCGCCGCCCCATCCGCGGCCTGCCGAACCGGCTCACCACGGGCTCGCGCGAGGAGATCGCCGCCGTCTGGCGCGGGGCGTTCCTCGCCGCGGGCACGCTGACGGATCCCGGCCGCTCGGCCGCCCTCGAGGTCACCTGCCCCGGCAACGAGGCGGCGATGGCGCTCGTCGGCGCCGCGGGTCGCCTCGACGTCAGCGCCAAGGCGCGCGAGGTCCGCGGCGTCCACCGCGTGGTCATCCGCGACGGGGACGCCATCGGGCAGATGCTGCGCGTCATGGGCGCGCAGGGCACGGTCGTGAGCTGGGAGGAGATGCGCCAGCGCCGCGAGGTGCGGGCCACCGCCAACCGCCTCGTCAACTTCGACGACGCGAACCTCCGCCGCTCCGCGCAGGCCGCCGTCGCCGCGTGCGCGCGCGTCGAGCGCGCCATGGAGATCCTCGGCCCGGACATCCCCGACCACCTCAAGTACGCGGGCGACCTCCGCCTGCGCTTCCGCGACTCCAGCCTCGACGAGCTGGGCCACCACGCCGATCCGCCCATGACGAAGGACGCCGTGGCCGGCCGCATCCGCCGCCTCCTCGCCATGGCCGACAAGAAGGCCGTCGACGAGGGCCTCCCCGGCACCGACGCGAACCTCCCCGCCGACCTCGACGACGTCTGA
- the rapZ gene encoding RNase adapter RapZ — MSVEIPQQDVMIVTGMSGAGRSTVGNALEDLGWYVVDNLPPQMLKPLVELAGRAGTSLPKIAAVVDVRGGDFFSELRDILQTFGTGPRLRVLFLEATDAALVRRFEQVRRPHPLQGNGTLLDGIAAERARMIEIREASDLVIDTSELNIHQLATTITEQFSGADDAGVRVTVMSFGFKYGTPADADMVADMRFLPNPFWTPELRPLTGRDKAVSDYVLGQEGAEEFVHAYARALAPVLAGYQRENKRHATIAIGCTGGKHRSVAVSEELSSLLRALPGVAVSTKHRDLGRE; from the coding sequence ATGAGCGTGGAGATCCCCCAGCAGGACGTCATGATCGTGACGGGGATGTCCGGCGCGGGCCGCTCCACCGTCGGCAACGCCCTGGAGGACCTCGGCTGGTACGTGGTCGACAACCTCCCGCCGCAGATGCTCAAGCCGCTCGTCGAGCTGGCCGGCCGCGCGGGCACATCGCTGCCCAAGATCGCGGCTGTGGTCGACGTCCGCGGCGGCGACTTCTTCTCCGAGCTGCGCGACATCCTGCAGACCTTCGGCACAGGTCCGCGCCTACGTGTCCTCTTCCTCGAGGCCACCGACGCGGCGCTCGTCCGGCGGTTCGAGCAGGTGCGCCGCCCGCACCCGCTCCAGGGCAACGGCACGCTGCTCGACGGCATCGCGGCCGAGCGGGCCCGCATGATCGAGATCCGCGAGGCGAGCGACCTCGTCATCGACACCTCCGAGCTCAACATCCACCAGCTCGCCACCACCATCACCGAGCAGTTCAGCGGCGCCGACGACGCCGGCGTGCGCGTCACCGTGATGAGCTTCGGGTTCAAGTACGGCACCCCGGCGGACGCCGACATGGTGGCCGACATGCGCTTCCTGCCCAACCCGTTCTGGACCCCCGAGCTCCGCCCGCTCACGGGTCGCGACAAGGCCGTCAGCGACTACGTGCTGGGCCAGGAGGGCGCAGAGGAGTTCGTCCACGCATACGCCAGGGCCCTCGCCCCGGTGCTCGCGGGGTACCAGCGGGAGAACAAGAGACACGCTACGATCGCTATCGGCTGTACCGGCGGCAAGCACCGCTCGGTCGCCGTCTCCGAGGAGCTCTCCAGCCTCCTCCGCGCCCTTCCCGGCGTCGCTGTCAGCACCAAGCACCGCGACCTCGGCCGGGAGTAG